The DNA window attaaaatgaaacatacCGTCAGGAGTGTGGCGGATCTGGTCAtctgcctggtcctccagttggaggcttcattcagcttctggtatatgtATACCAGAATAgttgacccccagttccactagtgAATGGTAGTcacgtccatgaagtagcggaggtaggtcacgtcggcgtatcttgcactcttgtccataaagagtgcagtgcctaccaaaAATATGAACCAACACCGAAGAGTgcaggcacggtgatactccataaataggTCGTTACCCGCCTCCTCGgaatcggccgccgccaccaagtggtgctcATACTGATCGCTCAAtgtggagaaccggatatgaggcccatttgtcttCCGGCACTCATAATCAGCCATATAAGGGTCCTTACCCAGATAGATCTCCATCCACTCGATCgcatcgaccctctggatccgggaatggttcagcagcatccccctaatcggcaagtggagaagacaatgcacatcgtgcaaggtgatcgtcatcttcccaaccggtaagtggaaagaagacgtctccctatgCCAATGCTCCACAAAatccccctgcatgccgtggctgatggtcgTATACCCGTTCATGCACAACCCACCTAGCCCGGAAGCAGTCACCGCATCATTAAACCATTGCGCCTCTGGTTAAAGAGACAAAAATCTTTCGCGCGTGGTTCATCATTTTTAAAGTCGGtctttcctgttacaacaaaaacaaaaaacattgttaattagaccgttaagaaaatgtggaataaaaagctaaataaaaaacagttaaataataaagtcggataaattataaaaaatacctctccctcccagacacgtcgagcgacgtgctcgtggtaggaaatcagcacggACGTCTCcctaggccctcccgggtagccctcctcctcctccccgtgtggaggatcagcatcaggtatctcctcctccgcctcctggtatctcacctcctcctcctcctcccgtacCTCCTTCCGACGGGAAGaggatacccgagccagccgactcctcgatccagacgaGGAACCAGGCTCATCTGTTTGGACGGGTGCTCGTACTCCACCCCGTCCCCGCGTCGATGCAAGCTGCGCCGCCCGCTtgcgtctagccgacgctgtctgtgtctctctcccctgtctaaTTCTAACTGAGTTGCCTGCCATTTTCCTGAAACAATTGAAATCCATAAGCGGACAGGTTAGAAGGCTAAACAatcaacaaaattataaaaaaaacatttgggtcaacttcggaagtgcatttccgaaactggtcagggaggtgtttttggaaatgcacttccgaaaacacctgcaACACCATTTTTGCAGAAAACCCAAAAGCTTGCTCTAAGTGCATCAAAACCTCAATTTTCCTATCTAAACAACACCAGTGACATGTAATAACTTAAATGAACTACACTATAACACCCCTAATATCAATTTCAATCCTAAATTGAAACTTTAGAAAACTTACAGATTTGAGATGTTGTTGGAGGTGCTTTAGAAGTAGTTTAAGAGCCTTTGGAGTAGCCTTTGATGGTCTTTAAAATTGTCTCTGGTGGTTATGCAACTGGTTCAGAcgaatttttggatttttgaatgatttagggtaaatgattttggTGGGGAGGCTGTTTTGTCTAAACAACAAAAACGCGcattatttcgaaaatgcatttccgaaatgttgttttcggaaatgtatttccgaaatattttttttacgtaaaaaaaaaggtgattacggaaatgcatttccgaaatcagtcTTTTTTTCAACTTGAGAAACGCATTTCCAAAGTAAATGGGCAATTACAGAATTTCGCTGAGTGTCaccaagaagatagggaggtggataaagaaattctcttaaatTAAGGGTAACACTTCATTACCCTTGAATTTAGTAGGGTACCAAAACTTTGTCCAATCAGATCTTATTAATCAATGatacattattttttataataattatttaaaaataaatttaaattttaaatcaatttacacTAAAGGTACTGATACTCAATTACTCATCATGAATACCTAAAAATTTaccttaaattaattttaaaatattcaaatattaaaGTTGCTCGTGAAAGCatattattaattaatgtttattgcatatttattttatgagaaaaTAGGTGATACATTGaggttgtaaaatatttttacaatgtTAACCAATCACcatcatatatttaattaaattttttttatttaagttttttttaataacattacaaattgataattttttattagatgacaatgtaaaattatttGTATATCTATTAAACCCTTATAttattttgaaatcaaaacatCAATTACTATAATTCagatattttcattttaaaatatcgAATATTTTCTACGTACTCAATATTTTATCCCATTTGATTTATTGAAGAACAAGTGTCTAGCCAGGGCTAGGTAAATCGGAAATGAAGACAAAAAACGCAACCAAACAAAGACAATTGAAGAAGAAGACAGGTATCTTTAGAATGAATATTTATTGCCAGAATGATAAATTGACGACTTGAAATGGTTTCCAATAATATTACCTAACTCCGCTGATTATGACTGACACAACTATAATTGAAGGAAGATGTTTACAGAATTgatgtttaaattaaaaattgattatTCATATGACAAATCTATGGGTTTGATTTTAACAATCTACGAACCACATAAGGTTAGGTTTAAATtttgttgaatatatatatatatatatatatatatatatatatatatatatatatatatatatatatatatatatatatatatatatatatatatatatatatatatatatatatatatatatatatatatatataacacaaaacTCACAAATTGTTCAATAAagaataattgaatgattgtgtATTAGATTAGATGTGTCCTAAACGATATTTCAATTATGATCGGATTTCAACAGCACTAGTTTCACATAATTTAATCATTATTAAAGCTCAATTAAGAATCAATTCTAACAAAATCTAATCTTATATAATAAATCACTACCAATTGAATAAAGGATAAACTACGCTAAGAATTGAAAACCTAAGCATACAATATCCTACAAAAATAAACTGCAAGAGTGAAAGAGAGGGAGTACACTGGAATATATAGTAGTTTTGCGTTCGTCCTCGCTTTTCCTActccactcttcaatggtttcTCATTAGAATCTGCTttattcctttttattttgacaaatattgaAAGAGTTCATACAATCACTAATCCACAATAATGCTGAGAAAAGTAAATCTCCTATCTAGATCTTGACTTCTATACAAGGTAATGCTAAACTCTTATGTGAAATCTTTACTCGATTCACACTTCTTGAATATTCGAGACTCACCAATCTGCTTCAAGCCTTCGTGTGTAGCAATCACCCCTTGATCCTACCGATTCCTTGAGCGATGAACTGTCTGAAAGTTTGAGAAGAACTCTATCTTGTCCGTAACCTTCCACACAGTCACTACCAAGGTAATATGGAGAGAACAATCTCCTTCTTTTCACTGAAATTTGTCAGCACCAATGACAACAACCTCAATCTTGCAAGCTACCTGAAAATCTCCACCAAATCTTCAAGAACAGTTAGTTTCAAGACGATCCCTCAATCAATTACAAATCTCCCATCATCAAAATCTAAAATCAAACTAGaagttgaaaatgaaagaattttTGTTGCAATGGTTTTTGAACTTTAAAAAATGAGAGGGTGTTGATTTCATAAAATCACAATGCAAAATGTTGTAAAGTTGTGTTTGAAAAATGATGACAAAACGATTTTATATGTGCTTGAGATTAAACACAAAATGGATGAAAAAGGTTAATTAGATTTGAATTAAAATCATTTCATGGTCTTAGTCAAATGGGCAAGTGAAGTGGGATAAGAAAGCATAAATAGTTTTGACCCATTTCTCATCTGATTCCAATCAAGTGTAAAGTATGATTCGAATAAAAAAGCCCATGATTCGAATCAAGTGTAAAATCTGATTTGAATCAATTCAAACATATTCAAAAGAGAAATATGAGAAAAATTGTCTGATTCGAATCAGGTGTAAagtatgattcgaatcaaatgaAGCAAAGGTGACCCATATCTGTCTGATTCGAATCAAGTGTAAAGTCTGATTTGAATCAGGTTGTTTGAAAAACTCTAATTTGCCTCTATTCAATTTGATTTGAGTTAGGATATgtgtttgattcgaatcaaatacacaaaatctcaatttttcataattttcaaaatactttGAGATTTTCTATTTCCACCTAACTTGAACCAATAGCTCACATGGTTCTTATTCCACTGACTCATGCAACTGACTAAAAGCATTATGATTAAGCTCAAATATAACCATTGATTTATGCATGCTAAATCAAATTGGTTTGAATTTGATTAAGAGATGTGCAATCACGAAGGAGACTCAATAAATGATAGTAAATGAAAGCAATAAGACAAATTAACAACAAAATAACCGTATTGGGGGTGCTCCCCTGGATTTGTTAGGGACATGCAACTTCAGTCTCTTTCCTAAGGATATGTAGCTTCAAAAAGTCTGTCCACTATATAACTTAGAGACACACCCCCAAGTATGAtcgcataaataatatgtctatTTGTTATATGCATACATTATGTCTTACTCTGACATCAAAATATTTTACAGGTTCACCATTTCTCACTCAAAGAAAGAGCAtacaagaagatgaaaaagagatTGAAGCACCACACTAGTACATCACAACCAGTGATGTGATTTACTCGGACATTAACGATCAAACATTATCACCCAATGTGTGCAACATTAAGATGTTACTCGAACCTTAAAAATCCAACGTCGTAGTAATACCCAAAAGCCTGACTCCACCAGCACTATCGTAAGATGATCCCATCCACTAGAATCACAAGTCATAAAATGGAGAATCCATGCGTAGAAACATACCACATCAATGAGTGTGTTGATAGAAAATAATTCTCGCCCCTCAATGTTCTCGATGATTGAGAGGTAAAATGGTCCAAAACGTGCGACTTTTCGCAACCTAGACATCATGAACACGACAATATACGTCAGGGAACACTATATGTTTGATAGAAGCCAAAATCAAGtggattaaaaataaagcaataCTAATCGAAAACACATGACTGACTCGCCTCAAGAGGGCGATGTCTATGCCAGGATCGCCAACTTTAAGTTAAGGAATAGAACATCCTCCTTAGATGGACCGAGATgaaaaaagagagagaacgaatgAGATGATGATATCTAATAAAGATACATGATACATATTTTCTATATTTCTCTCGTCTTTAATTTGCACATCTCTCTTCCTCTATCTCTTTGTCAAATTAGttgataatttttaattaaatctctaaattaaattgttataattaaaatttgaaattattatttttgtaattaaattattccattaaattttgattaacTTATGTTAACATAGTAACTCAATTGTCCCGTTAAATTAATTCAGTTGATAAATATCTAGGAACATCAAATATATAAGCGCGAGTTCGAAGCTGCGTCATCTATTTTGTTCACCTTTAAAAATAAATTCTAGGTAGGGGTGGTTTTTGGtcatttttggctagaaatcacccCTCCCTCAACAccgttttctttctctttctatttaaataagtggttatccatatagatttgcttcttcttttgtgtgtttttaagttttcatcgtcttgtgcggtgtttgttggttttcccgtcttagtacggtgtttgttggttcagATTGACACATTTACTTCAAATCATTGCAGATTTGAGGAAGACTTGGACGTCAATGTTgcagatccagaagtatgaatgttctggtgacttttattttgtcatatttgtaggCACTTTCAGTTTGCCGTTGTATGCTATTAATCTAGGTGTTGCAAGATTGTTTGCAGATTCACCTTTTTCCGTTTTTAGCgatcttgaatttgtaatgatcgatgtatttttcaatttgaatgaatgaatatctttttagtaaaaaaaaaaaaaaaatttccaagTTGCTTAAAGACTTACAGAATATAGTACACATTGAAAGTATAATTAAATCGCAGTTACAAAGCTAATTTATTGATTTGCTAGATTATGTCTATGATTAGTGCCCGCGACCTAtcctattataaaaaaaatgagctAAAAGTCACATGTCACTTTATATCGATATTGGATAATGTCACTATCTATTATTAACTGCTCTTAATATAAGACCAATCAATTTCATATTATAAAGAGGAACCAAGCTCTCCAATTTAGTTTGATTAACGGTGGTGACATAATGTTTCTCAATGAGTAGTATTACTCAATTTCTTTGCATTAATGAATAGGAGGGAACTAGACCCATTTGATATTAAAATTTTCTCTTAAACCAGACTATATTAGTggtaataagaaaaaaaatatatataaaaattaatcttCTTTCAAATTTTAGGatgcattaatttttttaaacataaatttaattaatactaTTAATTATGAGGTTTCCCTTTCATGTCTTGGAGAGCTTGACTCcgtcttatttaattaatttctcTTCACAATTACTTCTAGATGACAggtttatttgtcaaaatgagTAGGGATCCTCTCTATTTTTTAAGAGAAATGGAGAATACAATTACCAAAGTATTGATGCataaatgtatatatttttaaatgtatgacatataatttatataatttgacTTGTatctaataaaaatattagtaatgacattctcaattttttttgaaaaatgaagaagatctcaACCTTGTCAAAATCTTTTTAGATGTAGAATTATTTACAACATTGAATGAttgaattatgtttttttttttgttgatgttgTAAAGAGAATTCATCACTTGTTTTTAATTTGTAATGTTTCTTCCAAAATTTGATACTTAGTCGTTAATCGACTTGGTGGGGTATGCCACCTgacttgttttatttattttcaatttttttattccttttaggTAGCTTCCACCTTGAACGATGCTTAGATTTAATTTGAGATTTTGTGGCGTGGTCAAAGAAAGAGTGTTTAGGGAATGGAATAATTTATAATTCATTCATGTAGGCGCATTCCTTAGATTATGCATAGACATAACTGCTTAATACTATAAAAGGAAATAAATTAAGAGGCTActaactaggtataatgatatacATCAATGCTATTGATATATGTTTAATCATAGATTCATTCTATCTTTAACTCTCTCCCTCAAACTAATGGTGATGAAGTTACTCTAAGTTTGTCCCTTAGAAAGTTGAATCTTGAGTGAGTGAGTGATTTAGTTAGACAATCTACAATCTGGTCTACAGTTGGAACATAGGCCACTTTGATTTAACCTTTAAGTACTGAATCTCTTATGAAGTGAACATCTATTTCAATGTGCTTGGACCTGGCATGCATAACAAGATTTGATGCAAGTGCTTTAGCGCTCACGTTACCACACCACAATACTGGCTTCCTCGGTAGTTAGTTTTAATTCATTTAGGAGAGATCTAATCCAAGTTATCTCAGCTGCCAAGTCAGCTACATCTCTATATTCAGATTCAGTACTTGATCTTGACCAATGGCGGAGCTAGGAATTTTATGTagcctgggcaaaaaatttaACTGCACGTTACATGtgacaatatataaatagtcataaagtGTGCTACATAAGAGAGATGAAACCTAACCTACGAATAGTGTGCTAAATAAAATTAGGAGGTAAATGCCCTCTCCGAAACTTATTTGCagtgaatgttcgaataatatcaacatctttaagtgacttgaatatctcccgctcggtgtaacatatcatcaagtcattgaatcacacatcgttgatcttgttgcgcaaattaggcttgataatcttcattgttGAAAACGCTCTTTCAACGAATGTTGTCGAACACCGGCAATATCAAAGCTAACTCAATGAGCTAGTAGACCAATGGAAATATCAAAtgtttctcagtttgaaccatcttcatagccAAAATTTGAACACCTTCACAAGAAGTAAAGGAAACATGCCTTTTCACTTAATGTACATAAGTCTCAAGTTGCTCCCTTATAGTTCCACGACCATCATCAGAAAAGTATGCATGATAAATATTAGCAAGACGAGCAAgcttatcaacatcaaacttggaaaaaTAGTTCTTGGGGTCAAGACATGAGAAGCAATCCAACACAACGTTACTTCCCTCACTAAACCGGTGATCCATCTCCACACATATTTTGTCAATAGTAACATAAAAAATCTCTGCACGATAATGATGAAGATTAGTGACAGTCCTCCCTTCTCTTCTTGAACGACCCCGAATCGGTATTTCTTCATCCATATTTAGCACTGGAATACTTTGAGCAAAACAAAAATTTTggacattaataaataaatcttcccaaccacactctctctctctctctcaatgtaGCAAACCAAGCTTTAACATCATCAACTAATTCCATAGCAAGCACAATATTAAGATCTTTTGTTTGCAATATTTTTGAAAGTTCATTTGtgataccaaacaactttaacataaGCTTCAGAATGAAAGCAAATTTAAAGCTCTCCATTCTTTCTATCAAACCTGCCACTTGAGATGGTCCACGTCCATCTCCATAAACAATACTAAGCACCTCTAACACGGAGAACCACATCTGATCCAAACGAATCAAGGTAGTATAATATGAACCCCATCTAGTATCTCCGGGTCTAGCAAGACTAGATGATTGGTGCAAGCCCTTTCGTTGAGATATCTCACCACTCTCAAGTCTATTCAAAATATCTTGGTGTTGGGCCTCCTTTAAAGCATACCTTATCTTGTAAGATGCACTTGTTGTGGTTACAATCAAGGAGATGTACTCAAAGAAATCATGAATAGATGAGCAATTACTAGCAACAGACACAACCACCAATTGCAAATGGTGAGCATAATA is part of the Vicia villosa cultivar HV-30 ecotype Madison, WI linkage group LG2, Vvil1.0, whole genome shotgun sequence genome and encodes:
- the LOC131650198 gene encoding uncharacterized protein LOC131650198; protein product: MDWVKSYDEKVRDAFDRGQNNFTMTFGDIQKELATCCAHEVTNVIMEAFGDRQFFVLIDESCDISVKEQMAVMLRFLNEKGKVVERFIALHHVKYTTSEALKDALYGILDRHTLSISRIRGQGYDGASNMRGEFNGLQRNILDENPYAFYVHYYAHHLQLVVVSVASNCSSIHDFFEYISLIVTTTSASYKIRYALKEAQHQDILNRLESGEISQRKGLHQSSSLARPGDTRWGSYYTTLIRLDQMWFSVLEVLSIVYGDGRGPSQVAGLIERMESFKFAFILKLMLKLFGITNELSKILQTKDLNIVLAMELVDDVKACIPVLNMDEEIPIRGRSRREGRTVTNLHHYRAEIFYVTIDKICVEMDHRFSEGSNVVLDCFSCLDPKNYFSKFDVDKLARLANIYHAYFSDDGRGTIREQLETYVH